GCCTGACGGCGCGCACGAGCGCCACGTCCTCCATGATGGGGATGTCGGGAAACCCGCCCAGGGCGAAAAAAAGGTCGCGGCGCAAAAACTGGGCTTGGTCGCCGTAGGGCAGGTCGAACCACTTCGAGCGCAGGGTGGCCCCGGCGGCAACCAGCCGCAGCCAGGGATTTTTCGAGCGGATGGCCAGGGAAAAGGCGCCGAGGGCGGCGCCCGCGTCCAGGGCCTTGGCCGCGTCCTCGAAGGCCCGGGCGGGAAGGCGCGTGTCGGCGTGCAGGAAAAGGAGGTGCTCGCCCGAGGCGGCCCCGGCCCCGGCGTTTAATTGCCTGGCCCGGCCCCGGGGCGCGGTCAGGGCCAGGACGCCTTCGCGGTCGAGGGCGGTCAGCGTCGATCCGGCCGGGTCGCCGTCCACCATGATGATCTCCACGGACAGGCCGTAGCCGACCGTGCGCACGTGGTCCACCAGGGCGTTGATGCGCCGCGCCTCTCCGAGGACGGGCGTGACCACCGAGAAAAACGGGCGTCCCGGGCGGGGCGCGACCGGATTTTCGCGACCGGAGGTGATCCGCATGCTGTGCAATAGATTTTTTCGGAGGAAACCGCTAGGGTCCCGCCGATGTCGCATGAGATTGTAACTTCCGTTCGTCGTGGGCTTCCTGCCCGCCTGGGCGGATTCTGGCGATAGCGCATGCTCGAAGCCGAATACGCGACCATGTTCGCGGCCGAGGAGACGTATTGGTGGTACCGGGGCCTGCATGACCAGGTGCGCCGGGCCGTCGCCTTGTGCCGTGAGGAGGCCGACGGGCCGCTTCGCGTCCTCGACGCCGGCTGCGGCACGGGCAAGGTGCTGGAAACCCTGGCCGGGGAGGCGGTGACGGGCCTGGACCTGTCGGCCACGGCCCTTTCCCTTGCCCGCCGGCGGGGCGATTTTCCCCTCACCCGGGCCTCGGCTGTGGATCTGCCCTTTCGCGACGCCAGCTTCGACGTGGTCCTCTCCCTGGACGTGTTGGCCAACGTGCCGCCGTCGGCCGTGATTCCGGCTCTGGCCGAGGCCCGCCGCACACTGGTCCCCGGCGGTCGGCTCATCCTCAATATCGTCGCCCACCAGTTCCTTTACAGCGAGCACGACCGGGCCGTCGGCGTCCAACAGCGCTACAGCGCCGGGCAGGTGCGGGATTTTCTGGTCGCGGCCGGGTTTCGCGTCGAAAAGATGACCTATTCCAATACGCTCTTATTCCCGGTCGCCGCCCTGGTGCGGCTTTGGCGCAAGCGGGCCCGGCCCGGCCATACGCCCCGCTCCGACCTCGCGCCCCTGCCGCCGCGCCTCAACGCCGCTCTGGCCCGGATGCGGTTTGTGGAAAACGCCCTCATGGTGGATTATGGCATCCCCATGCCCTTCGGGCTGTCGGTCTTCGCCATGGCCAAAAATCCCGTCGGACCGGCCCGGACGCGGCCCGGGCGGAGTCGTACACGAGCATGAATCCGGAACCTTCGCCAACGCTTACCATCGTCA
This genomic stretch from Solidesulfovibrio fructosivorans JJ] harbors:
- a CDS encoding TIGR04283 family arsenosugar biosynthesis glycosyltransferase produces the protein MRITSGRENPVAPRPGRPFFSVVTPVLGEARRINALVDHVRTVGYGLSVEIIMVDGDPAGSTLTALDREGVLALTAPRGRARQLNAGAGAASGEHLLFLHADTRLPARAFEDAAKALDAGAALGAFSLAIRSKNPWLRLVAAGATLRSKWFDLPYGDQAQFLRRDLFFALGGFPDIPIMEDVALVRAVRRAGGKIAVLPSRASTSARRWEAEGTFRTTARNLALLTLYSLGVPPGRFARHYPPMPDAHREGER
- a CDS encoding class I SAM-dependent DNA methyltransferase, yielding MLEAEYATMFAAEETYWWYRGLHDQVRRAVALCREEADGPLRVLDAGCGTGKVLETLAGEAVTGLDLSATALSLARRRGDFPLTRASAVDLPFRDASFDVVLSLDVLANVPPSAVIPALAEARRTLVPGGRLILNIVAHQFLYSEHDRAVGVQQRYSAGQVRDFLVAAGFRVEKMTYSNTLLFPVAALVRLWRKRARPGHTPRSDLAPLPPRLNAALARMRFVENALMVDYGIPMPFGLSVFAMAKNPVGPARTRPGRSRTRA